From one Actinomyces sp. Marseille-P3109 genomic stretch:
- a CDS encoding Ppx/GppA phosphatase family protein: MTRVAAIDCGTNTIRLLIAEADRDRSGRPRLEVLRRRNEIVRLGQGVDRTGVLNPEALERTLTVVDAYATDCDELGVAPGEAVRRFVATSATRDARNREDFVTGVRRLLGVEPEVVSGQEEARLSFSGSLLGARGGEDSGVREGSECAQTPRLVVDLGGGSTELVLGVDAPSAAISLDTGSVRITERFLTGGVTPETEAAARAEVRGLLDDAERVVDLSAPGQLVGLAGTITTVTAHALGLQAFDPQALNGAELSPDAVLTSCEAIVHSTAEQRASWGYLAPGRRDVIAAGALVWSEVVTRVVERTAAAGRPLERVTTSLYDILDGIALSLVPAQAALEGDEA; this comes from the coding sequence ATGACCCGCGTCGCCGCAATCGACTGCGGCACCAACACCATCCGCCTCCTCATCGCCGAGGCCGACCGTGATCGGTCGGGCCGCCCCCGCCTGGAGGTGCTACGCCGCCGCAACGAGATCGTGCGCCTGGGCCAGGGCGTGGATCGCACCGGCGTGCTCAACCCCGAGGCCCTCGAGCGCACGCTGACGGTCGTGGACGCCTACGCCACCGACTGCGACGAGCTGGGTGTCGCCCCCGGGGAGGCCGTCCGGCGCTTCGTGGCCACCTCAGCCACCCGTGACGCCCGCAACCGGGAGGACTTCGTGACCGGTGTGCGCCGGCTGCTGGGCGTGGAGCCAGAGGTCGTCAGTGGCCAGGAGGAGGCCCGTCTGTCCTTCAGCGGATCGCTCCTGGGAGCCCGCGGGGGAGAGGACTCAGGAGTGCGGGAGGGGAGCGAGTGCGCGCAGACGCCGCGCCTCGTCGTCGACCTCGGGGGCGGCTCGACCGAGCTGGTCCTGGGCGTGGACGCCCCCAGCGCCGCCATCAGTCTGGACACCGGCAGCGTGCGCATCACCGAACGGTTCCTGACCGGCGGCGTCACCCCTGAGACCGAGGCCGCCGCCCGCGCCGAGGTGCGCGGCCTCCTGGACGACGCCGAACGGGTCGTCGACCTGTCCGCCCCCGGGCAGCTGGTCGGACTGGCCGGCACCATCACCACCGTCACCGCCCACGCCCTGGGCCTTCAGGCCTTCGACCCGCAGGCCCTGAACGGTGCCGAGCTGAGCCCCGACGCCGTCCTGACCTCCTGCGAGGCGATCGTCCACTCCACCGCCGAGCAGCGCGCCTCCTGGGGCTACCTCGCCCCCGGGCGCCGCGACGTCATCGCCGCCGGCGCCCTCGTGTGGAGCGAGGTCGTCACCCGCGTGGTGGAGCGGACCGCCGCCGCCGGGCGCCCGCTGGAACGGGTCACCACCAGCCTCTACGACATCCTCGACGGCATCGCCCTGTCGCTCGTGCCCG